The proteins below come from a single Marinobacter gudaonensis genomic window:
- a CDS encoding tetratricopeptide repeat-containing response regulator, translated as MTDSSSDFNPFGKLTYLVIDDFENFRLSMRQMLRSCGADKIELVSNANQAIQYCTYNHVDVVLCDFNLGEGRNGQHILEELRHKKLLKRSSLFLMVTAETSKEMVMGAREYQPDAYLTKPINRAVLEKRLGSLISQRNALMPINREIDRENYPEAISLCLQALPRQPRYKTWLMKTLGDLYFRLGDLSHALKIYDDVLSQRELSWAQLGRCKVLLANRSFDEAVQNLKELIAKHPDYMEAYDLLAEGLERQGRPTQAQQILEKAAEHSPNALLRQKYLAELASSNQDMDTASEAWRRTVELGTYSIHDNSEHYLALGQTLSDLSEGDQDEEGTARAREALAVLKKMEKRFPDEEGIGLRSKIVQCRVYAGQGHTRQANEMLQAIRTEAGDPSAMGAQTGLDFAKTLFRMGQDGEAKALLANMSDRFSDDPDILQKIESLLDEPVGFRQKIKARSLNRDGIKAFEEGKLQDAADTFARALEIVPDHAALNLNLVQVLLKEYSKNPADTGLLRRCQSCLDRLSDLPPQHRQHKRYVALQRKLKGLSE; from the coding sequence ATGACCGATTCCAGCAGTGATTTTAACCCGTTCGGGAAGCTGACCTACCTGGTTATAGACGATTTCGAGAATTTCCGTCTGTCCATGCGTCAGATGCTCCGGAGTTGCGGTGCCGACAAGATCGAACTGGTATCAAACGCCAATCAGGCGATCCAGTACTGCACCTACAATCATGTTGACGTTGTACTGTGTGACTTCAATCTGGGAGAGGGACGGAACGGGCAGCATATCCTGGAGGAACTACGCCACAAGAAACTCCTGAAGCGCTCGTCGCTGTTTCTGATGGTGACTGCCGAAACCTCCAAGGAAATGGTGATGGGGGCACGGGAATACCAACCGGACGCCTATCTCACCAAGCCCATCAATCGGGCCGTACTGGAGAAGCGCCTGGGAAGCCTGATCAGCCAACGTAACGCGCTGATGCCGATCAACCGGGAAATCGATCGGGAAAACTACCCGGAAGCGATTTCCCTATGCCTCCAGGCCTTGCCCCGACAGCCACGCTATAAGACCTGGCTGATGAAGACCCTCGGGGATCTCTACTTCCGCCTCGGCGATCTGTCCCACGCGCTCAAGATCTACGACGACGTCCTCTCGCAGCGCGAGCTTTCCTGGGCCCAGCTGGGGCGCTGCAAGGTGCTGCTTGCGAACCGCAGCTTCGATGAAGCGGTACAGAACCTAAAAGAGCTCATCGCCAAACATCCGGACTACATGGAGGCCTATGACCTCCTGGCCGAAGGTCTGGAACGCCAGGGACGACCTACCCAGGCACAGCAAATCCTCGAGAAGGCTGCTGAGCACTCGCCCAACGCCCTCCTCCGCCAGAAGTACCTGGCCGAGCTGGCAAGCTCAAACCAGGATATGGACACTGCCTCGGAGGCCTGGAGACGCACCGTGGAACTGGGCACCTACTCCATCCATGACAACTCCGAGCATTATCTTGCACTCGGACAGACCCTCTCGGATCTCAGCGAGGGCGATCAGGACGAGGAAGGAACCGCAAGGGCACGGGAAGCCCTCGCGGTGCTCAAGAAAATGGAAAAGCGTTTTCCAGACGAAGAGGGTATCGGCCTGCGCAGCAAGATTGTCCAGTGCCGTGTCTATGCCGGTCAGGGCCACACCCGGCAGGCCAACGAAATGCTGCAGGCCATACGAACGGAAGCGGGTGACCCGTCTGCCATGGGCGCCCAAACGGGCCTGGATTTTGCCAAAACCCTGTTCCGCATGGGCCAGGATGGCGAAGCCAAGGCGCTACTTGCCAACATGTCGGACCGGTTCAGTGACGACCCGGATATCCTTCAGAAGATCGAAAGCCTGCTCGACGAACCCGTCGGCTTCCGCCAGAAGATCAAGGCACGGTCGCTCAATCGTGACGGCATTAAAGCCTTCGAAGAAGGCAAGCTCCAGGACGCTGCCGACACTTTTGCCCGGGCGCTGGAAATTGTGCCAGACCACGCGGCACTCAACCTGAACCTGGTTCAGGTTCTTCTCAAGGAATACAGCAAAAATCCAGCGGACACGGGCTTGCTACGCCGGTGTCAGAGCTGTCTGGACCGTCTCTCCGACCTGCCTCCCCAGCACAGGCAGCACAAACGCTACGTTGCCTTACAACGCAAACTCAAAGGGCTTTCAGAATGA